One Mastacembelus armatus chromosome 10, fMasArm1.2, whole genome shotgun sequence DNA window includes the following coding sequences:
- the LOC113144076 gene encoding uncharacterized protein LOC113144076: protein MTSLHTDSVTMIVLWVTLLLLQQGHTLVPVITVGLHEPVTITCVLPDEDFIRNSLQWYKQSVGDNLKLIVTLRKNTNPTYEPEFSGSRFEVKQSKNISSLTIVRTIQEDEGMYHCALTDWSKTDWSGTYLSLKGNSQRTSDYSVVQSTVSDPVRPGDSVTLQCSVLSDSESDTCPRDHSVYWFRAGSDESHPNIIYTDGNNECEKRSDTVKSCVYHFSKNISSSDAGTYYCAVATCGQILFGNGTKLDIDGTSLWSQSANAIMLSLIVITFLICAIKKNKCDSDNAAVDRQTTSGGLKCQQRYEDTWDYSAVIFTVMKTDNGAKKAAKSAEREKIYAAVKAFRLD from the exons ATGACATCTCTGCATACAGACAGTGTCACAATGATTGTGTTATGGGTTACACTGCTTCTCCTCCAACAAGGAC ACACGCTGGTTCCAGTGATCACAGTTGGACTTCATGAACCTGTGACAATCACATGTGTTTTGCCTGATGAGGACTTTATCCGAAATTCACTCCAGTGGTACAAGCAGAGTGTTGGAGATAACCTGAAATTAATTGTGACACTGCGTAAAAATACAAACCCAACATATGAACCAGAGTTTTCTGGCTCAAGATTTGAAGTAAAACAATCAAAGAATATTAGTAGTCTGACCATTGTGAGGACGATTCAGGAAGATGAGGGAATGTATCACTGTGCACTTACGGACTGGAGCAAGACTGACTGGAGTGGAACATATTTGTCATTAAAAG GAAACTCTCAGAGGACATCAGACTATTCAGTTGTTCAGTCGACAGTATCTGATCCAGTCCGTCCAGGAGACTcagtgactctgcagtgttcagtcctctctgactctgagagcgACACGTGTCCAAGAGATCACAGTGTGTACTGGTTCAGAGCTGGATCAGATGAATCTCATCCAAACATCATCTACACTgatggaaataatgaatgtgagaagagatctgacactgtgaagagctgtgtttatcacttctctaagaacatcagctcctctgatgctgggacttattactgtgctgtggccacatgtggacagataTTATTTGGAAATGGAACAAAACTGGACATTGATG GAACCAGCCTGTGGTCACAGTCAGCCAATGCCATCATGTTAAGCCTCATTGTTATAACCTTCCTCATCTGTGCCatcaagaaaaacaagtgtgactCTGACAATG CTGCTGTCGACCGACAGACAACCAGTGGTGGTCTGAAATGTCAACAG AGGTATGAGGACACATGGGATTATTCTGCTGTCATCTTTACTGTGATGAAAACTGACAATGGTGCAAAAAAGGCTGCAAaaagtgcagagagagagaagatctATGCTGCTGTGAAGGCTTTTCGATTGGATTAG
- the LOC113144070 gene encoding uncharacterized protein LOC113144070, whose translation MVDRLAALILLGTAYLIQTAEVAHLLPFTVVEAGDNFTFMCQVPGKDVKFLFWYKQSLGHMIQTVAVLGLGKVTVSEEFKDSRFTVTQQQDQYFLNIRNVSKEDEATYLCQSGAMYTSSITNGTFLAVKDPNEQKTVYVKQTPETESVQLGDSVTLQCSLLSKNKENSVQCPGEHSVHWFRPRSGRFGPGVIYTHRNRSNEPEERSCIYSWSKTIQDSSDAGTYYCAVVTCGQILFGEGTTVDTRCLSESGSEVDPVVLVLGVLLVCCVTVIAGLIFYINHRKACGLCIGSATVTHDKSTENHSNDLHDEVKAANYAALDFSTSRVNRGKRRQSPQDCVYSVVRADYNQQHPSL comes from the exons ATGGTCGACCGACTGGCTGCTTTGATTCTTCTTGGTACAGCGT atcTGATTCAAACTGCAGAGGTTGCTCACCTGCTCCCTTTTACTGTGGTTGAAGCTGGTGATAATTTTACCTTCATGTGTCAAGTCCCTGGGAAGGATGTCAAGTTTTTATTCTGGTATAAACAGTCTCTGGGACACATGATCCAAACAGTTGCTGTATTAGGTCTAGGAAAAGTAACAGTCAGTGAAGAGTTTAAAGACTCACGTTTCACAGTAACACAACAGCAGGATCAGTATTTTCTTAACATCAGAAATGTGAGCAAAGAGGATGAAGCAACTTACCTCTGTCAAAGTGGAGCAATGTACACATCTTCTATCACCAATGGCACATTCTTGGCTGTGAAGG ATCCTAATGAACAGAAAACTGTCTACGTGAAACAAACTCCAGAGACTGAGTCGGTCCAGCTGGGCGACTCAGTGACTCTCCAGTGTTCACTTCTCtccaagaacaaagaaaacagcgtCCAGTGTCCAGGTGAACACAGTGTGCACTGGTTCAGACCTAGATCAGGACGATTTGGTCCAGGCGTCATTTACACTCACAGAAACAGGAGCAATGaaccagaggagaggagctgtATCTACAGTTGGTCCAAAACTATACAGGACTCCTCTGATGCTGGGACTTACTACTGTGCTGTGGTCACATGTGGACAGATCCTGTTTGGTGAAGGAACTACAGTGGACACAA gATGTTTGTCTGAGTCAGGTTCAGAGGTAGACCCAGTTGTCCTGGTGCTTGGAGTGCTGCTGgtctgctgtgtgactgtgattgCTGGTCTTATTTTCTACATAAATCACAGGAAAGCTTGTGGACTCTGCATAG gaTCAGCGACTGTTACACATGACAAGTCAACAGAGAATCACTCAAATGATCTG CATGATGAAGTAAAGGCAGCCAACTATGCAGCACTGGACTTCTCCACAAGTAGAGTGaacagagggaagaggagacagTCACCACAGGACTGTGTGTACTCTGTTGTTAGAGCTGATTACAACCAGCAACATCCCTCCCTGTAA
- the LOC113144084 gene encoding signal-regulatory protein beta-2-like, producing the protein MLIIFHLLLLLRVKRCTGDLSFVTKTVEVGDEVTLTCTRQTSDYDAMFYWIRLVSGNFPEFLGGTFSFNYDGVTTTPHITTKQGPGSFFLHINEIKPSDAGVYYCIKVDLLDMKFLNGTFLRFKGPKPEITSALHIAPSDPVRPGDSVTLQCSVLSDSEVKMCPANHSVYWFRAGSDDSHPSVIYAHGNSGDQCERSPEVPSLQKCVYNFSKNISSSDAGTYYCAVATCGQIYFGNGTKLDIEETNMWSQTASPIIFLLSGVSSLIVIACLICAIKRNSCDYCKVAAALHKNSQKSQQNNEDTWAYSAAIFTVMRTGSGAIKKVQTAERETGSLLQ; encoded by the exons ATGCTGATCATTTTCCATTTACTGCTGTTGCTCAGAGTGAAGC gATGCACAGGTGATCTGAGCTTTGTGACAAAGACTGTGGAAGTTGGAGATGAGGTGACTTTGACATGTACCCGCCAGACATCTGATTATGATGCAATGTTTTATTGGATCAGGCTTGTTTCTGGAAACTTTCCTGAATTCTTGGGAGGAACATTTTCCTTTAATTATGATGGAGTTACCACGACTCCTCACATTACAACAAAACAAGGGCCTGGAAGCTTTTTTCTGCATATTAATGAAATAAAGCCAAGTGATGCTGGAGTTTACTACTGTATAAAAGTCGACCTACTTGACATGAAATTTTTAAACGGAACATTTCTGAGATTCAAAG GACCAAAACCAGAAATCACTTCTGCTCTTCACATCGCTCCGTCTGATCCAGTCCGTCCAGGAGACTcagtgactctgcagtgttcagtcctctctgactctgaggTTAAAATGTGTCCAGCAAATCACAGTGTGTACTGGTTCAGAGCTGGATCAGATGATTCTCATCCCAGTGTCATTTACGCTCATGGAAACAGTGGTGATCAGTGTGAGAGGAGTCCAGAGGTTCCCTCTCTACAGAAATGTGTCTACAACTTCTCTAAGAACATCAGCTCCTCTGATGCTGGGActtattactgtgctgtggccacatgtggacagataTATTTTGGGAATGGAACAAAACTGGACATTGAAG AAACCAACATGTGGTCACAGACAGCCAGTCcaatcatttttctcctgtCTGGGGTGTCAAGTCTTATTGTTATAGCCTGTTTAATCTGTGCCATTAAGAGAAACAGTTGTGATTACTGTAAAG TTGCTGCTGCCTTGCACAAGAACAGTCAGAAAAGTCAACAG AACAATGAAGACACTTGGGCTTATTCCGCTGCCATTTTTACTGTGATGAGAACTGGCAGTGGTGCAATAAAGAAAGtacagacagcagagagagagacaggatctctgctgcagtga